From Terriglobia bacterium, one genomic window encodes:
- the pheA gene encoding prephenate dehydratase, whose translation MKIRVAFQGERGAFSEQAARQLMGTRIEVIPCETFEKTFACVGRGRADLCIVPVENTLAGSITRNLDLSLKHRFNIVGETNLRIEHHLVALRGTTWREINRIISHPVALEQCQKFLRRHPHIKSEVAYDTAGSVKMIVEHGWHDTAAIAGAWAAQWFRCGILQKNIEDHHENYTRFWLLEKGAAKRRSGGGSPWSGRKGNKSSIVFSTKNVPGALFKCLSVFALRDIDLTKIESRPVIGRPFEYFFYVDFLGNVAEERCQNALRHLGEVTDFLRVLGCYPRG comes from the coding sequence ATGAAAATACGTGTCGCATTTCAGGGGGAACGCGGGGCATTCAGTGAGCAGGCGGCCCGCCAGTTGATGGGCACCCGGATTGAAGTCATTCCCTGCGAGACCTTTGAGAAGACCTTTGCCTGTGTGGGGCGCGGCCGGGCAGACCTCTGCATCGTGCCGGTCGAAAACACGCTGGCAGGATCGATCACTCGGAATCTGGATCTGTCGTTGAAGCATCGATTCAATATCGTCGGTGAAACGAACCTTCGAATTGAACATCACCTGGTGGCCCTCAGAGGGACGACCTGGAGGGAAATCAACCGAATCATTTCTCACCCGGTGGCCCTGGAACAGTGCCAAAAATTTCTTCGGCGGCATCCTCACATCAAGAGCGAGGTGGCGTATGACACGGCGGGAAGCGTGAAAATGATTGTGGAGCACGGGTGGCACGACACCGCGGCCATCGCCGGCGCCTGGGCGGCGCAATGGTTTCGTTGCGGGATTCTCCAGAAGAACATTGAGGATCATCATGAGAACTACACCCGCTTCTGGCTCCTCGAAAAGGGGGCCGCGAAACGCCGCTCCGGCGGAGGTTCGCCGTGGTCAGGCCGGAAGGGGAATAAGTCGTCGATCGTTTTCTCCACCAAGAACGTTCCGGGCGCCCTCTTCAAGTGTCTCAGCGTGTTCGCGCTGCGTGACATTGACCTGACCAAGATTGAATCACGTCCCGTCATCGGACGCCCTTTTGAGTACTTCTTCTATGTCGATTTTCTGGGAAACGTCGCTGAGGAGCGGTGCCAGAACGCGTTGCGTCATCTGGGTGAAGTGACAGATTTTCTGCGGGTGCTGGGGTGCTATCCGCGCGGGTGA
- a CDS encoding AI-2E family transporter, producing the protein MHLEKYFFALTIFAALVLTFFLLQPFGTYLVLAGILTYYLGPLKRILQRYIRSEALCAAVLVVLVILLVVAPSIYVTTHLVTQVSSAYNDFKDAGIPERLGRFVQQKTGREIEFHKIFLNLLESARNFLLGAAPNFLGSLTSLVVGLFIMFFVIYYALQESGDLGRRLTRLIPLEAGLKDKMLEEIRGVLEGVLYGQVITAVVVGALEGVGFLIFGVGNAIFWAVLMMILSFIPVLGTPLIWVPAGIYLIVEGHLWRGLGLLIYSTVVVVYVDNFLKPRLISDKSRIHPIIILIGVLGGLELFGFIGLVIGPLVLALLIRLLVFYEEVYLPKQAGAKGDL; encoded by the coding sequence ATGCACCTCGAAAAATACTTCTTTGCCCTCACCATCTTTGCCGCCCTCGTTCTGACCTTCTTTCTTCTCCAGCCGTTTGGCACCTACCTGGTCCTCGCTGGAATCCTGACCTACTACCTGGGCCCGCTCAAGCGCATCCTGCAGCGGTACATCCGCAGCGAAGCGCTCTGTGCCGCAGTCCTCGTGGTGCTCGTCATCCTGCTGGTGGTGGCGCCGTCGATCTACGTGACAACGCACCTGGTCACCCAGGTCAGCAGCGCCTACAACGACTTCAAGGATGCCGGCATCCCGGAGCGGTTGGGTCGGTTTGTTCAACAGAAGACAGGAAGGGAAATTGAGTTTCACAAGATATTTTTGAACCTGCTTGAAAGCGCGAGGAACTTCCTCCTGGGCGCGGCGCCGAATTTTCTGGGGTCTCTCACTTCGCTGGTCGTGGGCCTGTTCATCATGTTTTTTGTCATCTACTATGCCCTGCAGGAGTCCGGTGATCTGGGCCGCCGACTGACGCGGTTGATCCCGCTCGAAGCGGGGCTCAAGGATAAGATGCTTGAGGAGATTCGAGGGGTTCTGGAGGGTGTCTTATATGGGCAGGTGATTACGGCGGTCGTGGTGGGCGCCCTGGAGGGAGTCGGCTTCTTGATCTTCGGGGTCGGCAACGCCATTTTCTGGGCCGTCTTGATGATGATTCTGTCATTCATTCCGGTCTTGGGTACCCCCCTCATCTGGGTTCCGGCGGGGATCTACTTGATCGTCGAAGGACACCTTTGGCGCGGTCTCGGCCTGCTGATTTACTCGACGGTGGTCGTTGTTTACGTGGACAACTTTTTGAAGCCCCGGCTGATCAGCGATAAATCCAGGATCCACCCCATCATCATCTTGATCGGTGTGCTGGGAGGGCTGGAACTTTTTGGATTCATCGGACTCGTCATCGGCCCCCTCGTGCTGGCCCTGTTGATTCGTTTGTTGGTCTTTTACGAAGAAGTTTATCTTCCCAAACAGGCCGGCGCGAAAGGTGATTTGTGA
- the aroF gene encoding 3-deoxy-7-phosphoheptulonate synthase, with protein MIISMKAGASKEQINHVIERIESYGYKAHPIYGDERVVIGAIGDGRMRDHIQSLESAPGVDSVMPILKPFKLVGRELKKERTCVRVSEDVGIDSSHFVVMAGPCSVESREQLMTTAHAVKAAGAKILRGGAFKPRTSPYDFQGLEEEGLKFLAEARDATGLKVVTEVLSDANVSLVAEYADILQVGARNMQNFALLKKLGKCDKPVLLKRGMSSTIKEFLLSAEYIVSQGNPNVILCERGIRTFESYTRNTLDLSAVPLLNELSHLPVVIDPSHATGKRSLVIPMAKASVAAGADGLLIEVHPNPEEAFSDGPQSLLPEEFGELMRVVRQYVALEDRKM; from the coding sequence ATGATCATCAGCATGAAGGCGGGGGCGAGCAAGGAACAGATCAACCATGTGATCGAAAGGATCGAGAGTTACGGCTACAAGGCCCACCCCATCTACGGCGACGAGCGCGTGGTCATTGGCGCCATTGGCGATGGCCGCATGAGGGACCATATCCAGTCCCTGGAATCGGCTCCCGGGGTAGACTCGGTGATGCCCATCCTCAAGCCCTTCAAACTGGTGGGCCGCGAATTGAAGAAAGAGAGGACCTGCGTGCGCGTGAGTGAAGATGTGGGCATCGACAGCTCCCATTTTGTCGTCATGGCCGGCCCCTGCTCGGTGGAGTCCCGCGAACAGCTCATGACCACCGCTCATGCCGTGAAGGCGGCCGGTGCAAAAATCTTGCGGGGCGGCGCCTTTAAGCCCCGGACTTCTCCCTATGATTTTCAAGGGTTGGAGGAAGAGGGACTGAAGTTTTTGGCCGAAGCGCGGGACGCGACCGGCCTCAAGGTAGTCACCGAGGTCCTTTCCGATGCGAACGTTTCCCTGGTGGCCGAATATGCCGACATCCTGCAGGTCGGGGCGCGCAATATGCAGAATTTTGCATTGCTCAAGAAGCTCGGGAAATGCGATAAACCGGTGCTTCTCAAACGCGGCATGAGCTCGACCATCAAGGAATTCCTGCTTTCCGCGGAATACATCGTGTCTCAAGGAAATCCCAATGTAATCCTCTGTGAGCGGGGCATCCGCACCTTCGAGTCCTACACGCGCAACACCCTGGATCTTTCGGCCGTGCCCCTGCTGAATGAACTCTCGCACCTTCCCGTGGTCATCGACCCCTCCCACGCGACGGGCAAGCGCTCTCTGGTGATCCCAATGGCGAAGGCGTCGGTGGCAGCAGGCGCCGACGGGCTGCTCATTGAAGTCCACCCGAACCCGGAGGAGGCATTTTCCGATGGCCCGCAGTCCTTGTTGCCGGAAGAATTTGGTGAGCTCATGAGGGTCGTGCGACAATACGTGGCGCTGGAAGATCGCAAGATGTAA
- the lysW gene encoding lysine biosynthesis protein LysW produces the protein MYGSCPECDAEIEVPEEIEKGEIVTCPDCGIELEVVGLDPVEFELAPGDEDEEEWEG, from the coding sequence GTGTACGGTTCATGCCCTGAATGCGACGCCGAGATTGAGGTCCCCGAGGAAATTGAAAAAGGCGAAATCGTGACCTGCCCGGACTGCGGTATCGAACTGGAGGTCGTGGGACTCGATCCCGTGGAATTTGAGCTCGCCCCGGGGGACGAGGATGAGGAGGAGTGGGAGGGGTAG